TACAAGTTTTTTATATTTATGCCAAAAAGTTTCCTGAGGTCAACTTTATCACAAACATTTGCCCGAGTGCAACAATTTTACCATATGCTACCTTAATGAAATTGGTGCTTGATCATGTAACCATGCAGGAATAAGGATACCTTAACTCTGTTAAACTCCGTAATATTCGAATGAAAGGGAGCCAATCGAGATTTGAGACGCAAAAGCATACAGGACTTGTTTGTAAACAATAATAACTGGGTAATTTGTTCGATAGGGCAGTAGAGTGCAGGGGAGAGAAGCGGGTGCTGAAGTATCTCTTTGGTAAATAAAAAACTCGGCTAGCACCGAGTCTGTATCTAATAGAAATGAAGAAGCCAATTCCTTATGATCTGCATAAAGAGCTAAGAAGAGTGCATCCAACTAAAGCTTTTTTAAAACTAGAGTCAGAGTCTTACACATATTTGGTATCATCTAGGAGTAGTCCTTTTGGCTCAAAATAACTAAAGCTGTTAGCATCTGCTGACTCCAAGCGTAAGGATGCATTTGCTAGCGGAAGAAAAGCTGTATGCATATCCAGATATTGTCCCAAGGTTGCTGAAAAGCCAATCAATTTTTCCAGCAATTGCACGTCCGCTACCAATGATGCTGTGCGGATGATGGCTGCTTGGGGATAGCCGGGGCGTGGTACAGTGGTTTTTTCGTATTGAACAAACCAAGGCAGATGTTCGTGAGTGCCAAGCATACGCATCATCATCGGTTCCCCTGAGGGAAGAGCAATTTGCTGTGTACCAGAAAAATGAATGGGGTATCCTTCTTGTTGTAAAATGGTTTCCACGTGATTCATATCATCGGTCTCTAAGACTAAGCTATAATAACCTTCTTGGTGTTTTTGGATGAAGGCTTGCAGCGCTAGACCAGATTCTGACTCTGGCACACGGGATTCATCTTCTATGTAAGCAACCTCAAGAAAACCACCGCCTGCTAACGGATAAAGACGAGTAGCAATCCCAGGGAAGGATTGGCCAGTAGCAATACAAGTATAGCCCCGCTCCTGTGTTATGATTTGGTTAATTTC
The nucleotide sequence above comes from Brevibacillus laterosporus LMG 15441. Encoded proteins:
- a CDS encoding VOC family protein, yielding MFLLDRLIYVTNRPDEINQIITQERGYTCIATGQSFPGIATRLYPLAGGGFLEVAYIEDESRVPESESGLALQAFIQKHQEGYYSLVLETDDMNHVETILQQEGYPIHFSGTQQIALPSGEPMMMRMLGTHEHLPWFVQYEKTTVPRPGYPQAAIIRTASLVADVQLLEKLIGFSATLGQYLDMHTAFLPLANASLRLESADANSFSYFEPKGLLLDDTKYV